In Gordonia phthalatica, one genomic interval encodes:
- a CDS encoding proline dehydrogenase family protein, whose product MTTAHAIDPAAATAELDQLAKASETLVTRWLREAEAAKTQPHASARRLAAVLSDPRGLDFTVGFVDRVIGTEDTDAAAEALAEIAADTPDTLGRLDRLQIGAGGALAKKFPNIVIPTARARMRAMVGHMIVDARDRQFSKAVAKLREGGHRLNINPLGEAVLGDAEADNHLADAQALLRRDDVDYVSIKVSSVASQISMWAFDETVEYILGRLTPMYLEAAQAPAGTKFINLDMEEYRDLELTIEVFTRLLSLPELKDFEAGIVLQAYLPDALGAMQRLAEFAARRVADGGAGIKVRLVKGANLAMETVHAEVAGWPKVTCPSKSATDANYKLVLHWLLHRENMSGLRVGVAGHNLFDIAFAHLLADSRGVSDRVEFEMLQGMATEQAEVLSKDVGRLLLYVPTVKPKEFDVAISYLVRRLEENAASENFMSGIFGLAPGSEMYRREAGRFNDAVAELARQLSAHGYDAPRPNHAQDRAAEQAVELAVDESLPIPAFANEPDTNAALPANQAWARAAIATATPQWLAAQAVPPVVAEDEVDALVARARSAAAEWSARPAAERAAILYRTADILARRRGHLVSLAAAEAGKAVAQTDPEVSEAIDFARYYAHRALELDSTAAAFTPDRVVVVTPPWNFPIAIPAGGTFAALAAGAAVIHKPSKPTPHCSMAVLEALWEAGVPRDVCQGVFPDEGPAGRALISHPDVDRIILTGASETAALFTSWREELRINAETSGKNSLIVTPSADRDLAIADLAHSAFGHAGQKCSAASLGILVGSTYDSKRFRRQLVDAAASMVVDWPSNLSATVGPLTEDPSDKLLRALTTLEPGESWLLKPRKLDDTGRLWSPGIKDGVAPGTFFHLTECFGPVLGLMRAENLNEAIELQNATDFGLTAGLHSLEPREVRSWLDRVQAGNVYVNRGITGAIVRRQPFGGWKKSSVGLGSKAGGPNYLMLFGSWADRAGQVDAAAPVAAPQTPSLRSFAETVTTLLDDTDAAWLRSALADDDRAWGIEFGVARDETGLASEANIFRYRPVAVALRVTADATPARVARLIAAARRAGAPLTVAPELGLDADLTAVVDAARRLGARVDAPTDDESFVASVTARGLARVRLAAPAGAGLRGLLAGRPEVALLDDAVTASGRVELRYWLHEQAVSMTLHRFGNADRAFVELAAELTAK is encoded by the coding sequence ATGACCACTGCGCACGCCATCGACCCCGCCGCCGCCACCGCTGAACTGGACCAGCTGGCCAAGGCCTCGGAGACACTGGTGACCCGCTGGCTCCGGGAAGCCGAGGCCGCGAAGACCCAGCCGCACGCCTCCGCGCGACGGCTCGCCGCCGTCCTCTCCGACCCCCGCGGCCTCGACTTCACCGTCGGCTTCGTCGACCGGGTCATCGGAACCGAGGACACCGACGCCGCCGCCGAGGCGCTCGCCGAGATCGCCGCGGACACCCCCGACACGCTCGGCAGGCTCGACCGCCTGCAGATCGGCGCCGGCGGAGCCCTGGCGAAGAAGTTCCCGAACATCGTGATCCCGACCGCCCGCGCTCGGATGCGGGCCATGGTCGGCCACATGATCGTGGACGCCCGCGACCGCCAGTTCTCGAAGGCCGTCGCCAAGCTCCGCGAGGGTGGACACCGCCTGAACATCAATCCGCTGGGCGAGGCCGTGCTCGGCGACGCCGAGGCCGACAACCACCTGGCCGACGCCCAGGCGCTGCTGCGTCGCGACGACGTCGACTACGTGTCGATCAAGGTCTCGTCCGTCGCATCGCAGATCTCGATGTGGGCGTTCGACGAGACCGTCGAGTACATCCTGGGCCGGCTGACCCCGATGTATCTCGAGGCCGCGCAGGCCCCGGCGGGCACCAAGTTCATCAACCTCGACATGGAGGAGTACCGCGATCTGGAGCTGACCATCGAGGTCTTCACGCGACTCCTCAGCCTCCCCGAACTGAAGGACTTCGAGGCGGGCATCGTGCTGCAGGCCTACCTCCCCGACGCCCTCGGCGCCATGCAGCGCCTGGCCGAGTTCGCCGCACGTCGCGTGGCCGACGGCGGCGCGGGCATCAAGGTGCGCCTCGTGAAGGGCGCCAACCTGGCCATGGAGACCGTGCACGCCGAGGTCGCGGGCTGGCCGAAGGTCACCTGCCCGTCGAAGAGCGCCACCGACGCCAACTACAAGCTGGTCCTGCACTGGCTGCTGCATCGCGAGAACATGAGCGGTCTGCGCGTCGGCGTCGCAGGCCACAACCTGTTCGACATCGCGTTCGCGCACCTGCTGGCCGACAGCCGCGGCGTCTCCGACCGCGTCGAGTTCGAGATGCTGCAGGGCATGGCCACCGAGCAGGCCGAGGTGCTGAGCAAGGACGTCGGCCGCCTGCTGCTCTACGTGCCGACGGTGAAGCCGAAGGAGTTCGACGTCGCGATCTCCTACCTGGTCCGTCGTCTCGAGGAGAACGCCGCGTCGGAGAACTTCATGTCCGGCATCTTCGGGCTGGCGCCCGGCAGCGAGATGTATCGCCGCGAAGCCGGTCGCTTCAACGACGCCGTCGCCGAGCTGGCACGACAGCTGTCGGCGCACGGGTACGACGCCCCGCGCCCCAACCACGCGCAGGACCGGGCGGCCGAGCAGGCCGTGGAACTCGCCGTCGACGAGTCGCTGCCGATCCCCGCGTTCGCGAACGAACCCGACACCAATGCCGCACTCCCCGCCAACCAGGCGTGGGCACGCGCCGCGATCGCGACCGCCACCCCGCAGTGGCTGGCCGCCCAGGCGGTGCCGCCGGTGGTCGCCGAGGACGAGGTGGACGCCCTGGTGGCGCGCGCCCGTTCCGCGGCGGCCGAGTGGAGCGCACGACCGGCGGCCGAGCGCGCCGCGATCCTGTACCGCACCGCCGACATCCTCGCGCGGCGCCGCGGCCACCTGGTCTCGCTGGCCGCCGCCGAGGCGGGCAAGGCCGTCGCACAGACCGACCCCGAGGTCTCCGAGGCCATCGACTTCGCCCGCTACTACGCGCACCGCGCGCTGGAGCTCGACAGCACCGCCGCCGCGTTCACCCCCGACCGCGTGGTGGTCGTGACCCCGCCGTGGAACTTCCCGATCGCCATCCCGGCCGGCGGCACGTTCGCGGCGTTGGCCGCGGGCGCCGCCGTCATCCACAAGCCGTCCAAGCCGACACCGCACTGCTCGATGGCCGTCCTCGAAGCCCTGTGGGAGGCCGGTGTCCCGCGCGACGTGTGCCAGGGCGTCTTCCCCGACGAGGGCCCGGCCGGTCGCGCACTGATCAGCCACCCCGACGTCGACCGCATCATCCTGACCGGCGCCTCGGAGACCGCCGCACTGTTCACCTCCTGGCGGGAGGAACTGCGGATCAATGCGGAGACGTCGGGAAAGAACTCGCTGATCGTGACGCCGTCCGCCGACCGCGACCTCGCGATCGCCGACCTGGCACACAGCGCCTTCGGCCACGCCGGTCAGAAGTGCTCGGCGGCGTCGCTCGGCATCCTGGTCGGCAGCACGTACGACTCGAAGCGGTTCCGCCGTCAGCTGGTGGACGCCGCGGCGTCGATGGTCGTCGACTGGCCGTCGAACCTGTCGGCGACCGTCGGCCCGCTGACCGAGGACCCGAGCGACAAGCTGCTGCGCGCCCTCACCACGCTCGAGCCCGGCGAGAGCTGGCTGCTGAAGCCGCGCAAGCTCGACGACACCGGCCGCCTGTGGTCGCCCGGCATCAAGGACGGCGTGGCCCCCGGCACGTTCTTCCACCTCACCGAGTGCTTCGGCCCCGTCCTCGGCCTGATGCGCGCCGAGAACCTCAACGAGGCGATCGAGCTGCAGAACGCCACCGACTTCGGTCTCACCGCGGGTCTGCACTCGTTGGAGCCGCGCGAGGTGCGCTCGTGGCTCGACCGCGTCCAGGCGGGCAACGTGTACGTGAACCGCGGGATCACCGGGGCCATCGTCCGCCGTCAGCCCTTCGGCGGATGGAAGAAGTCGTCGGTGGGCCTGGGCTCCAAGGCCGGCGGCCCCAACTACCTGATGCTGTTCGGCTCGTGGGCCGACCGTGCCGGGCAGGTCGACGCGGCCGCACCGGTCGCCGCTCCGCAAACGCCGTCCCTGCGCTCCTTCGCGGAGACGGTCACCACGCTCCTCGACGACACCGACGCGGCCTGGCTGCGCTCGGCACTCGCCGACGACGACCGCGCCTGGGGCATCGAGTTCGGCGTCGCCCGCGACGAGACCGGGTTGGCCTCCGAGGCGAACATCTTCCGCTACCGTCCCGTCGCCGTCGCCCTGCGCGTCACCGCCGACGCGACGCCGGCCCGGGTCGCGCGGCTGATCGCAGCCGCCCGTCGCGCCGGGGCGCCGCTCACCGTGGCACCCGAACTCGGCCTCGACGCCGACCTGACCGCGGTGGTCGACGCGGCGCGGCGGCTGGGTGCTCGTGTCGACGCCCCGACCGATGATGAGTCGTTCGTCGCCTCGGTGACCGCCCGCGGCCTCGCCAGGGTTCGGCTCGCGGCGCCCGCCGGGGCCGGTCTGCGCGGCCTGCTGGCCGGTCGTCCCGAGGTCGCCCTGCTCGACGACGCCGTCACCGCATCGGGTCGCGTGGAACTGCGCTACTGGCTCCACGAGCAGGCGGTCTCGATGACGTTGCACCGCTTCGGAAACGCCGATCGCGCCTTCGTCGAGCTGGCCGCAGAATTGACCGCGAAGTAA